The Chitinispirillales bacterium ANBcel5 DNA segment AACGCTAAGATTTAACTACAGTGCAGTTGAATGGATAAAGAGCAAAGGCAGGGTTACCATTGAGGAAACAAATGCAAAATGGTTAAACAGAAGTATTAACTTTAGTTTTCCATGGTTAGAAGTACAGGTCGGCAATTTCAGACCAAATTTTCCACAAAAACTGTTCTATGGTTTCTTTCCAACAATTAGGCTGAATGATAGCACCTACACACATACCTGGCTAGTACCGAAATCCAGTAGGTGGAATGGTTTTCTTTTCTCTTCCAGCGCAAACAATCCATTCAGGGCGGTGTCGTTTTATCATAAAAGGGACTTGGAGAGTGCCACCGGTACAGCTTTATCCTATTCAAGTGGTACTCTGTGGAATGTAACTGCTGGTGTATCAAGAATGGAAGGGGTGTTTTCAGATATAAAAGAAAAGGATACCTATTTCCATTTATACTCCACTTTTAACATTAAACAGTGGAGATTTGAACTTGAGAGCGGTAGTGATAAACATGGCCATACACCTTTATTTATCAAAGCTACCAATCGTTTAGCTAAGCAGAGAATAGATATGGAGTATTACTATTTTCCACAAGGCGCTAGTTTTCCCCTGAGCAGAATGAAACGTGTGGCACTATTTCGAACATCGAATACTTCCAACCCTCAAAAGGGTGCCACAGGTGTAACTGTGAGAATTAATAACAAATTAGGAAACAGAATAAGATTCGTGCCCCAGCTTTCACTAACCCGAAGTGGACAGCTTCAAAGACACCTGAACTCTTCAATTCTTTTGAGTATGTTACGACCCGTGAATATTAGATTCAGATACACCCACATCAGTGCTTCAGGTCAAAGTAGTACCTTTTCTCACCGTCTTTTCCTTTCCTTGCAAAAAAGTTTTAAGAGAAGAGCCGATTTAAGAACTACAATACGGGCAAATTTTTCTGATACTGGAGAATACAGTTACTCTCTTTTAACACAATCGACTCACAATTTAGATGATGTTTTCGAGATTTCGCCTCTTTTCAGGGCTACTGTTTCCAAATCGGGAAACAATCGTTTTTTTGCAGGTCTTAAACAGCGACTTAATTTGGGAAATAAAACATGGACATCGTTTAGTATAGAAAAAGAACTAAATGAAAGAGGGTGGGGAAATGTGTTTATCAGGGGCTCTTCGGGGTTTTTGTTTTAGTGTAATAAGTCTTTGGTTTCTTTGGGGCTGTAACAGCTCAACGGGTGTGGCAGAAGGTGATGATTTTACCTTTTCAATAATTGATGTTGGACAGGGACTTTCACAAATTGCATTTCAGCAAAACAGATCTGTCGTTTTTGATATGGGACCTGCAAGAAACTATGATAATTGGCTTGAGGAATACAAAAGGATAGGCAAGCCACATATTGAGGCGATTGTTATTTCACACACGCACGAAGACCACTGGGGTGGGCTTAGGCATTTGGACTCCAGCATTAACTGGAGTGGTACACTCATTATTTCACCTCATGAGGATAGTTCTTTTTTAAGGGAGAAAAGCACCTATTGGCGTGATGAGATACAATTTGAACTGTGTGTATGGGATGATACGCTCTACTTTTTTGATGAAGTTATAATACGGTGTTTATGGCCCCCTGAGAACATAAACGAAATGGTACCAATCGTAGACAGATTTAAAAATTTCTACAGTCTTGTTTTCTCACTTGAGCATCACAGAAACTCTGTTTTAATTACCTCTGACATCGACACCCTTTCTCAGCAGAACATTTATGAAAAATACGGCTATCAGCTACGTTCTGATATAGTGGTTGCGCCGCATCATGGAAGCGCAGGGTCAGCTGACCATATTTTTTTTGGTTATGTGCTTCCCTCTGTAACGGTAATCTCATGTAGTGAAAACAACACTTATGGTCATCCATCAAGAAGGATGTTGCAGGAGATTATGAATACCGGTTCAGAAACACTTTTGACCTATATTGATGGAACTGTGGTTTTTAGGAGCAACGGTTATTACTGGAGCAGATTAAGGTAAATTCACAAGTGGCATGTGATTCGCTTTCAAGAATTAAAGAAGAGAGGCTTTGGGAGAGGTGGTTGAGAGGAGGGGAAAGATGGAATATGTGGAATTTGTAGATAAAGTGCGCAAAGGGGCAAAACTGCATTCTCTTCATGATGCAGAAGTAGCGGTTGAGGCATCGCTTGCTACTCTTGGTGAGAGATTGAATACCACAGATACTACTGCTCTTGGTGCTCAGGTGCCTTCTGAGCTGAAGCATTTTCTTTCAGAAAGGAGTCGAGTGGATAGTTTTGATCTGGAGGAGTATTATAATCGTGTTTCAGCCCGTGCTGATGTTGGTTATCCTGATGCAGTCCAGCGATCGCGAAAAGTCATGACAGTACTTAAAGAAGCAGTAACTGAGGGACAGATAAATAAGGTGCTTGAGCATCTTCCAGCTGAATTCAAAGAGCTTTTTGGAAAAGAACCACAGGATCCGTTATCGCCAACCCAG contains these protein-coding regions:
- a CDS encoding DUF2267 domain-containing protein, producing the protein MEYVEFVDKVRKGAKLHSLHDAEVAVEASLATLGERLNTTDTTALGAQVPSELKHFLSERSRVDSFDLEEYYNRVSARADVGYPDAVQRSRKVMTVLKEAVTEGQINKVLEHLPAEFKELFGKEPQDPLSPTQQQGK
- a CDS encoding MBL fold metallo-hydrolase, whose translation is MCLSGALRGFCFSVISLWFLWGCNSSTGVAEGDDFTFSIIDVGQGLSQIAFQQNRSVVFDMGPARNYDNWLEEYKRIGKPHIEAIVISHTHEDHWGGLRHLDSSINWSGTLIISPHEDSSFLREKSTYWRDEIQFELCVWDDTLYFFDEVIIRCLWPPENINEMVPIVDRFKNFYSLVFSLEHHRNSVLITSDIDTLSQQNIYEKYGYQLRSDIVVAPHHGSAGSADHIFFGYVLPSVTVISCSENNTYGHPSRRMLQEIMNTGSETLLTYIDGTVVFRSNGYYWSRLR